A DNA window from Phragmites australis chromosome 11, lpPhrAust1.1, whole genome shotgun sequence contains the following coding sequences:
- the LOC133885523 gene encoding uncharacterized protein LOC133885523 isoform X2, with product MADHFAVMAGQLLTESTLQSAIDEASVVASSMTACDEAVQDGRPKSGVLVECRICQEEEEEAHMEVPCSCKGSLKHAHRKCIQRWCDEKGDTICEICLQQFTPNYTATSKLFQHGRNSIFFSPGYIQARPMQTGNQTSATSTSYEYDNQTSTSNGVIFCRIIAITLMVLLVLHDAVSVYLGDQDAYTVAMITLLMLRTAGIVIPVYIILVAVTELLHRHTQRQAVHDQISEPAGAESTQPLPQPTQQLVISVQ from the exons atggcagaccATTTCGCGGTAATGGCTGGCCAACTGCTCACGGAGTCGACTCTTCAGTCTGCCATTGACGAGGCCTCTGTTGTGGCTTCTTCCATGACCGCGTGTGATGAGGCTGTTCAAGATGGCAGGCCAAAGAGTGGTGTCTTGGTAGAATGCAGAATCtgccaggaggaggaggaggaggcccacATGGAGGTCCCTTGCTCCTGCAAGGGCAGCTTGAAG CACGCTCATCGTAAATGCATTCAGCGGTGGTGTGATGAGAAGGGAGACACCATATGTGAGATATGCTTACAG CAATTTACACCAAACTACACTGCCACTTCAAAGTTGTTTCAGCATGGAAGGAACTCAATTTTCTTCAG TCCTGGTTACATTCAAGCACGGCCCATGCAGACCGGAAATCAAACTTCTGCTACATCAACAAGCTATGAATATGATAACCAAACTTCCACTTCTAACGGTGTAATCTTTTGTCGCATTATTGCTATAACT TTGATGGTTCTCTTGGTGCTCCATGACGCCGTCTCGGTTTACCTCGGCGACCAAGATGCCTATACCGTCGCAATGATCACT CTGCTGATGCTTAGAACCGCGGGAATCGTCATACCTGTGTACATTATACTGGTCGCGGTTACCGAACTGCTTCATCGGCACACACAACGGCAG GCTGTGCACGACCAGATTTCAGAACCTGCAGGAGCGGAGAGCACGCAGCCGCTGCCACAACCAACCCAGCAGCTCGTCATCAGCGTCCAGTAG
- the LOC133885523 gene encoding uncharacterized protein LOC133885523 isoform X1, with translation MADHFAVMAGQLLTESTLQSAIDEASVVASSMTACDEAVQDGRPKSGVLVECRICQEEEEEAHMEVPCSCKGSLKHAHRKCIQRWCDEKGDTICEICLQQFTPNYTATSKLFQHGRNSIFFSSPGYIQARPMQTGNQTSATSTSYEYDNQTSTSNGVIFCRIIAITLMVLLVLHDAVSVYLGDQDAYTVAMITLLMLRTAGIVIPVYIILVAVTELLHRHTQRQAVHDQISEPAGAESTQPLPQPTQQLVISVQ, from the exons atggcagaccATTTCGCGGTAATGGCTGGCCAACTGCTCACGGAGTCGACTCTTCAGTCTGCCATTGACGAGGCCTCTGTTGTGGCTTCTTCCATGACCGCGTGTGATGAGGCTGTTCAAGATGGCAGGCCAAAGAGTGGTGTCTTGGTAGAATGCAGAATCtgccaggaggaggaggaggaggcccacATGGAGGTCCCTTGCTCCTGCAAGGGCAGCTTGAAG CACGCTCATCGTAAATGCATTCAGCGGTGGTGTGATGAGAAGGGAGACACCATATGTGAGATATGCTTACAG CAATTTACACCAAACTACACTGCCACTTCAAAGTTGTTTCAGCATGGAAGGAACTCAATTTTCTTCAG TAGTCCTGGTTACATTCAAGCACGGCCCATGCAGACCGGAAATCAAACTTCTGCTACATCAACAAGCTATGAATATGATAACCAAACTTCCACTTCTAACGGTGTAATCTTTTGTCGCATTATTGCTATAACT TTGATGGTTCTCTTGGTGCTCCATGACGCCGTCTCGGTTTACCTCGGCGACCAAGATGCCTATACCGTCGCAATGATCACT CTGCTGATGCTTAGAACCGCGGGAATCGTCATACCTGTGTACATTATACTGGTCGCGGTTACCGAACTGCTTCATCGGCACACACAACGGCAG GCTGTGCACGACCAGATTTCAGAACCTGCAGGAGCGGAGAGCACGCAGCCGCTGCCACAACCAACCCAGCAGCTCGTCATCAGCGTCCAGTAG